TCTATTCGTACAGCAGGGGCTTGATTTCGTCGGTGTCGATGTTCGACTTGTCATACCAAGCGTAGCCTGTGTCGATTAGCTTGTCAACAGATTCGCCGTTCATTGCTTTTACAGCAGCCTCAACAGCCTTGTAGCCAATCTGAATGGGGTTCTGGGTAACTGCACCTAAAGCTGTGCCGTTTCTCACTGCGTCGGTTTGCTTTTTGCCGGAGTCGAAGCCCACAACTGTGATAGAATCTGCCTTGTTCAGCTCTTCAACTGCCATGATAACGCCAACGGCAGAACCTTCGTTTGCACCGTAGAGGCCCTTTAAGTCGGGGTTTGCGGCAATAATGCTCTTTGCAGCTTCGGCAGATTTTAAGTGGTCACCGTCGCCATACTGAATATCTACAATTTGAATGTCAGGATAAGCCGACTCAATTCTGTTTTTAAACCCGTCGCGGCGTTCCTGGCCTGTGGTTGAGGTTTGGTCGTGTACCACCATGCCAATTTTGCCAGATTTGCCAATGGCTTCTGCCAGCTTGTCGGCTGCCGCCGCAGAGGCTGCAATGTTGTCGGTTGCGGCGGTTGCCACAACTGCGTCTGATTCAACGCCGGAGTCGAAGCCAATTACCGGAATGTTCTGAGATTTCGCCATGTCCAGCGAGGTTGCAAGAGCTTTTGAGTCAAGCGCCGCAATGCAAATTGCTTTCGGGCTTTTGCTCAGTGCATTGTTCACCATGTCTACCTGCTTGTCGATCTGGGCTTCTGTTTCCGGACCTTCAAAAGTGATGGATACGTTATAGTCTTTTGCCGCCTGCTCTGCGCCCTGTTTTACGGCCTGCCAGAACTGATGCTGAAAGCCTTTTGCCACAACGGCAATATAGGGTTTTCCATCCTGCGGAGTGGGTGCTCCGCCGCTGTTTGTTCCACAACCTGCCAGCAGGCCAACAGAAACTGCCGCCGCCATGGAAAGCGCCATTAGTCTTTTTTTCATAGAAATCGTCCTCCTTAAATTTTTAAAATTTCATTATGCTTGTTTTCTTTTTCTTAAAATGTCAATGTAAACCGCAAGAATTACAACACCACCGATTACAACAGTTTGCCACTCCTGGGGAACTGCCATAATTTTCAGCCCGCTGGTTAAAACCGACATGATAAACGCACCGATTACCGTTCCCAAAATGGTGCCGGAGCCGCCGGAAAGCGATGTTCCGCCAATTACCACCGCTGCGATTGCTTCAAGCTCGTAGCCCTGGCCCAAAGCCGGCTGCGCCGAGCCTAAACGGGACGACATGAGCATGCCTGCAACACCGCAGAATGCGCCTGCCACCATGTAGATGATGGTGAGCCATTTTTTTACGTTTACGCCGGAAAGCCTGGTTGCTTCTTCGTTGCTGCCGATTGCAAAATCGTAGCGTCCCAGCAGGGTTTTGTTTAAAAGAAAGGTTGCTAAAATGGCTGCGGCTACAAAAATGAGCACCGCGTTAGGAATTCCGGGAATGATGTTGCCCAACGCTATTTTGTTCCAGCCGTCGGGATAATATACAGGTTTTGCGCCGGAGAGCACCAGTGACAGGCCCTTTGTTACCATCATCATGCCCAGGGTTGCGATAAACGGCGGAATTTTCAGCCGCGATACCAGTGTACCGGAGATGAGGCCAACCAAAGCGCCGGTTAAAACGCAGACCAAAACGGCCAGGGGAAGCGGGAAGCCTAAGTTCACCGCAGTAATGCCGCCTACAACAGACGCAAACGTCATGGTTGTTCCGATAGAAAGGTCAATTCCGCCCGTTACGATGATAAACGTAACGCCGATTGCCAAAACGCCGTTCACACAGGTCGACAGCAAAATGGAAACCAGGTTGCTGGGGGTGAAAAAGTATGGGCTGGCGACGGAGAAGAAAATCATCAGTAAAATGAGCGTTCCGAACGCAAAGAACTTCTGCGCACCGGCGGAATGAAAGAATTTTGAGAATTTATTTTCTTGATTCATTTTTATTTCCTCCTTCTTTATTGTCTCATTGTTGCATATTTCATAATTTTTTCCTGGTCAGCCTCGCTGATGTCCAGCGTACCGGTGATGCGGCCCTCACACATGACCACAACCCTGTCGCTCATCCTTAAAATTTCAGGAAGCTCGGAAGAAATCATGATGATGGATTTTCCCTGTTCTGCCAGGTCGGTTAAAAGTTTGTAAATTTCACTTTTCGCGCCTACGTCGATACCGCGGGTAGGCTCGTCAAAAATTAAAATGTCACAGTCGCGGCACAGCCATTTCGCAATGACCACCTTTTGCTGGTTGCCGCCGGATAAGTTGCCTACCAGCTGTTTTGTGGAGGGGGTTTTGGTTTTTAGCATATCCACATATTTTTTTGCAGCCTCGGCCGCTTTTTTGTCGTTTACAATGCCGCCAGTGTTAAAGTTTTCATAGTTTGCCAAAACGGTGTTGGCCTCAATGTTCATTCCCAATGCCAGGCCGAACTGCTTTCTGTCTTCAGAAAGATAGCCAATGCCGTGCTTCACGGCGTCTTTGGGTGAACGTATGTGGGCTTTTTTACCGTTAATGAAAATTTCGCCGGAGTCGATTTTATCCGCTCCGAACACGGCCCTGGCGGTTTCGGTACGCCCTGCGCCCATGAGGCCAGCGAAGCCTAGAATTTCACCCCTGCGGAGGGAGAAGGAAACGTCTTTCACCTCTTTGCCGGCGTTTAGGTTTTTCACTTCCAGCACCACGTCGTTGCCCTTAACGTGAGAGGCTTCTTTGGGGGGCTCATAAATGGTTCTGCCCACCATGAGGCGAATGATTTCATCCATGCTGGTTTCGGCGGTTGTTTTTGTGGCGATATATTCGCCGTCGCGCATTACGGTGATGCGGTCTGAAATTTCAAACAGCTCCTCCATGCGGTGGGAGATATACACAATGCCCACGCCCTGCTCTTTCAGCCCCGCAATAATTTTGAACAGCTCGCGAATTTCCGATTCGGTGAGGGCTGCAGTAGGTTCGTCCATAATCAAAATTTTCGAGTTAAACGAAAGCGCTTTTGCAATTTCAATCATTTGCTGTTTGGCAACGGTTACGTCGCGCACTTTGGTTTTAGGGTCTAAGTCCAGATTTAACAGTTCAAACAGGCTTTTTGCCGCGCGGTTTTGTTTCGATTCGCTCAGGTATAGGCCGCCCAGCTTGGTTGCTTCTCTGCCAATAAAAATGTTCTGTGCTGCCGTTAAGTCTGGCATTAGGTTCAATTCTTGGTGAATGATGGAAATTCCTAAATTTTGGGCTTCTTTCGGCGTGGTGACGTTGATTTCTTCACCGTTGTATAAAATGGTGCCGCCGTCTTTGCCATATACGCCGGTGAGAATTTTCATCAGCGTGGATTTGCCTGCGCCGTTTTCTCCAATCAGGGCGTGAATTTCGCCTTTTTTCAGGTCGAAATGGCAGTTCTTTAAAGCGTGAACGCCGGGGAACCGCTTTTCAATGCCCGTCATTTCAAGCATTACACCCATTTTTAATCACCTCTCCTTTTCGTTTTGCTTGGCTTATACTTTTATTATAGTGATTTTTGTCGGAATTGAAATAGAAATTCTAACACAAAAAGTTGAAATTTTTATGATAAAAGGGTTGTTTGTACTTGGGCAATATGGTAAACTATAATCAAATTCGTTTCATTAGGAGACTTTTCATGGACGGAAAAAAAGGTATTCACCCATCGGTAGGCGTGGGTATTTTATCGGTTCTTCTGATTTTTATATTTTTATTTATGCTTATCAACGCGTCAACTCTGCGGGCTGCTCTGCACGATAGCACGGAAAATTATGCTTTGGACATGTCCTCCCAGCTTGCCGGAGACATTTCCAGCCGTATGAAAGCCGTTCAGATGGAAATGAAGCTGATGGCAGACTCGATTTCCATGGTGAGCGGAACAGACAAAGAGCTTGCAGAATTTATTGAAAGAAAGTCTGAAATTTCGGGCTTTGACGCAATGGCTTTTTTGGGAGCGGACGGCAGGGCGGTGCCTGCTGACTTTTCTTTCAGTATGTTTCAGGAGGGGATTGACGCCTCTTTCCGCGGGGAAATGCGGGTAACTGCCTATACGGAGGGGCAAAATGTGCTGT
This Congzhengia minquanensis DNA region includes the following protein-coding sequences:
- a CDS encoding ABC transporter permease, translating into MNQENKFSKFFHSAGAQKFFAFGTLILLMIFFSVASPYFFTPSNLVSILLSTCVNGVLAIGVTFIIVTGGIDLSIGTTMTFASVVGGITAVNLGFPLPLAVLVCVLTGALVGLISGTLVSRLKIPPFIATLGMMMVTKGLSLVLSGAKPVYYPDGWNKIALGNIIPGIPNAVLIFVAAAILATFLLNKTLLGRYDFAIGSNEEATRLSGVNVKKWLTIIYMVAGAFCGVAGMLMSSRLGSAQPALGQGYELEAIAAVVIGGTSLSGGSGTILGTVIGAFIMSVLTSGLKIMAVPQEWQTVVIGGVVILAVYIDILRKRKQA
- a CDS encoding ABC transporter substrate-binding protein yields the protein MKKRLMALSMAAAVSVGLLAGCGTNSGGAPTPQDGKPYIAVVAKGFQHQFWQAVKQGAEQAAKDYNVSITFEGPETEAQIDKQVDMVNNALSKSPKAICIAALDSKALATSLDMAKSQNIPVIGFDSGVESDAVVATAATDNIAASAAAADKLAEAIGKSGKIGMVVHDQTSTTGQERRDGFKNRIESAYPDIQIVDIQYGDGDHLKSAEAAKSIIAANPDLKGLYGANEGSAVGVIMAVEELNKADSITVVGFDSGKKQTDAVRNGTALGAVTQNPIQIGYKAVEAAVKAMNGESVDKLIDTGYAWYDKSNIDTDEIKPLLYE
- a CDS encoding sugar ABC transporter ATP-binding protein gives rise to the protein MGVMLEMTGIEKRFPGVHALKNCHFDLKKGEIHALIGENGAGKSTLMKILTGVYGKDGGTILYNGEEINVTTPKEAQNLGISIIHQELNLMPDLTAAQNIFIGREATKLGGLYLSESKQNRAAKSLFELLNLDLDPKTKVRDVTVAKQQMIEIAKALSFNSKILIMDEPTAALTESEIRELFKIIAGLKEQGVGIVYISHRMEELFEISDRITVMRDGEYIATKTTAETSMDEIIRLMVGRTIYEPPKEASHVKGNDVVLEVKNLNAGKEVKDVSFSLRRGEILGFAGLMGAGRTETARAVFGADKIDSGEIFINGKKAHIRSPKDAVKHGIGYLSEDRKQFGLALGMNIEANTVLANYENFNTGGIVNDKKAAEAAKKYVDMLKTKTPSTKQLVGNLSGGNQQKVVIAKWLCRDCDILIFDEPTRGIDVGAKSEIYKLLTDLAEQGKSIIMISSELPEILRMSDRVVVMCEGRITGTLDISEADQEKIMKYATMRQ